A region of the Thioploca ingrica genome:
CAAGCCCGTGTTAGCGGCTTACCGGTACATCCCCTTAAGTTCAACCCGTGGTTGGTGGTTGATTGTTCAACGTGATCAGGCAGAATTATTTGCTCCCCTACGCCAGGAATTGTTTTATTATTTCTTAATTAGTTTATTAGGTATTGTTTTATTTATTGGAATAATTACTCTCCTGACCCAAAAACTCACTTATTCGTTGCGGTTGTTAACCCAGACTGCGAGTCAAGTGATTCAAGGTCAGTTTCAAGTTCGTGCTCCCGTTATCTCAACCGATGAAATTGGGTTGCTGGCGACGACTTTTAATACCATGTTACATCAACTACAAAATTGGTATAAAGAACTGGAGAAGCAAGTGGCTGTGCGCACCATTGCCCTTAATCAAGCCAATGAACAACTGCAAACGGAAATTGGCCAACATCAACAAACTGAAAGCGAATTGCAAAAACGAACCCAAGATCTGAGCAAACGAGTCAAAGAACTAAATTGTCTTTATGAAATTTCTTATCTAACTGAAGAATACAATCATCTCCCTTATTTACAAAATAAATTTTGCCAAGAAATCGTTAATCTGATGACGGCAGCGTGGCAATATCCTGAAATCACTTGTGTGAGGCTAATGCTCAACGAAATAACGTTTACCTCAACTCATTTTCAAGCAACGCCTTGGCAACAAAGTTGTGAAATTTGGGTACGTGAACAAAAAGTGGGTTGCTTGGAAGTTTATTATTTAGAAAAAAAACCACCGAGAGATGAAGGCCCCTTTTTAAGAGAAGAAAGAAATTTATTAAATCTCATTGTGGAACGCTTGAGTCGAATCTTAGAACGCCAACACGCTGAAGTGGCTTTGCGCGAAAGTGAAACTCGCTATCGAACCTTATTGGAAACCATTCCTTATGGCATTATTGAACATGATATTAGCGGAATCATTACCTTTAGTAATAGGGCACACGCCAAGATGTTAGGCGTCGCACCCGCTGAACGAATTGGCAAACCCATTTGGGAATTATTCCATTCAGAGGCTGAACGCCAACAATTACCTCATTTTCTAGCGACGCTGGTAGCAAAGCAACCCCCGCCGCAACCCCATTTCACCACTTTACGAGTTCACACCGGTCAGTTGATTGAGATACAAGTTGATTGGAATTACAAACGCAATCCAACCGGACAAGTGATTGGTTTTATTTCGGTTTTAACCGATATCACTGAACGCAAGCGAACTGAGGAGAAATTGCGCAAATTATCCCGCGCGGTTGAACAAAGTCCGAGTGTGGTCGTGATTACGGATACCGATGCTAATATTGAATATGTCAATCCCAAATTTACCGAAATTACCGGTTATGCGGTTGAAGAAGTTATCGGCAAAAAACCGAACCTCTTGAAATCGGGAGAAACACCCGTTGAAGAATATCAGCGGCTTTGGAAAACCATTACGCAGGGTGGCGAGTGGCGTGGCGAATTCCACAATAAAAAAAAGAATGGGGAATTGTATTGGGAGTCTGCTTCTATCTCACCTATTTTTGATGCCGAAGGCATTATTACCCATTACTTAGCCGTTAAAGAGGATATTACTAAACGTAAATATATTGAGGAAAAATTAGCCGAAGAACGGCATAATTTGGAAAATACCGTCGCAATACGCACCCAAGAATTACGCTTAACTTTACAAAAAGTGGAAGAAGCCAATTTGCGTTTAGAGGCGGCTAATCAAGCAAAATCAAAGTTTTTATCCTCAATGAGTCATGAGTTACGCACGCCACTGACTGCCATCTTGGGTTTTGCTGAATTGTTAGCGGAACAATTTTTTGGGCAACTCAATGAAAAACAATTGAGTTATGTGGCTCAAATTGATAGCAGTGGTAAACATTTATTGAATCTTATCAATGATTTATTAAATGTGGCTAAAATTGATGCGGGTGCCATGGAACTGGAATTAGAACCCGCCGCTGTGAATGATTTTATTCAACCCACCGTCGCGATGATGGCGA
Encoded here:
- a CDS encoding histidine kinase-like protein, translated to MLLLLEGIKLIGIPFTAYPGTLTQLKLEAFKGLNLIADLKKERLLRWLKERRNNLQLTVANERIIDGVNRILRDIQQLTIPEVTGTTLWPLLRQQDSYHTLFRCLDTIRSVYEIYNKIQLLDAKTGVVVISTTETDQGKDLSQQDYFQTALNHPQESYISDIVSVDTQPRPVIYFSYALKNHANEILAVLVMEGDSQDIIQPLQHRGQGLGETGETLLVNQENVILTPLKPNQPPVPSAQLVAQGQQEEITATDDYQGKPVLAAYRYIPLSSTRGWWLIVQRDQAELFAPLRQELFYYFLISLLGIVLFIGIITLLTQKLTYSLRLLTQTASQVIQGQFQVRAPVISTDEIGLLATTFNTMLHQLQNWYKELEKQVAVRTIALNQANEQLQTEIGQHQQTESELQKRTQDLSKRVKELNCLYEISYLTEEYNHLPYLQNKFCQEIVNLMTAAWQYPEITCVRLMLNEITFTSTHFQATPWQQSCEIWVREQKVGCLEVYYLEKKPPRDEGPFLREERNLLNLIVERLSRILERQHAEVALRESETRYRTLLETIPYGIIEHDISGIITFSNRAHAKMLGVAPAERIGKPIWELFHSEAERQQLPHFLATLVAKQPPPQPHFTTLRVHTGQLIEIQVDWNYKRNPTGQVIGFISVLTDITERKRTEEKLRKLSRAVEQSPSVVVITDTDANIEYVNPKFTEITGYAVEEVIGKKPNLLKSGETPVEEYQRLWKTITQGGEWRGEFHNKKKNGELYWESASISPIFDAEGIITHYLAVKEDITKRKYIEEKLAEERHNLENTVAIRTQELRLTLQKVEEANLRLEAANQAKSKFLSSMSHELRTPLTAILGFAELLAEQFFGQLNEKQLSYVAQIDSSGKHLLNLINDLLNVAKIDAGAMELELEPAAVNDFIQPTVAMMASQFKKKAIQVVTHLEPNLPSGAVDVKKCKQIMLNLLSNALKYTPSGGKVEIRASQANNQFHLAVTDTGIGIGTHEIDKIFSEFYQTDRVRDAQMGGIGIGLALTRRLVELQGGKIEVNSEIGVGSTFWFTIPIKKLPMSIKIDDQEIEFLGNIPRGHRILVVEDNEINRLMIVDLLSVYDHQVIIATNGQEAIELAQIHQPELIFMDIRMPVMDGLEATRRLREIAAFNHVPIIALTASVGLEAEERQVAMGCTEHIAKPIQSKELIAILRRYLIPKSKT